In Flavobacterium sp. N1736, the following are encoded in one genomic region:
- a CDS encoding LytR/AlgR family response regulator transcription factor, whose translation MNKKYTCIIIDDDEIDRLTVVSFAKKFPVLDILGVFESAEEALPFIEKEKIDVLFLDIDMPGLNGIEFRKKALEIPVCIFITAHPEHAVESFQIETLDFIVKPLKLDRFTQTISRIEEFMEIKLKASLFEASIGGDTIYIKEGHEQTKVKLHEILYLEALKDYTLIITDKKRHCVLSSIGNLLKENHFQSFIRIHRSFAVQKQFIQKINSTEIILNNNTTIPIGRSYKENLNLF comes from the coding sequence ATGAATAAAAAATACACCTGTATTATTATTGATGATGATGAAATTGACAGGTTAACCGTGGTTTCATTTGCCAAAAAATTTCCTGTTCTCGATATTTTAGGCGTTTTTGAATCTGCTGAAGAAGCGCTTCCGTTTATCGAAAAAGAAAAAATTGATGTTTTATTTCTGGATATCGATATGCCGGGTTTAAACGGAATTGAGTTTAGAAAAAAAGCCTTAGAAATTCCGGTTTGCATTTTTATAACCGCACATCCTGAACATGCTGTAGAAAGTTTTCAGATAGAAACGCTCGATTTTATTGTAAAACCTTTAAAACTGGATCGTTTTACACAAACCATAAGTCGTATTGAGGAGTTTATGGAAATTAAACTCAAAGCTTCTCTTTTTGAAGCAAGTATTGGCGGCGATACTATTTATATTAAAGAAGGACACGAACAGACAAAAGTTAAGCTTCATGAAATTTTATATCTCGAAGCATTAAAAGATTATACCTTAATTATTACCGATAAAAAAAGACATTGTGTTTTATCCAGCATTGGGAATCTTTTGAAAGAAAATCATTTTCAATCTTTTATTAGAATTCATCGAAGTTTTGCGGTTCAAAAACAGTTTATTCAGAAGATAAATTCAACCGAAATTATTCTGAATAATAACACCACCATTCCTATTGGGAGAAGTTACAAAGAAAACCTAAACTTATTCTAG
- a CDS encoding ATP-binding protein, whose amino-acid sequence MRKALVLLLFFTAISVFAQQEPNLARFQSPDEKLKAWLTYANEIIDLEDYAKLFSIAEKGISISKNNPAYLSRFYLYKGLAYEFSNNQYQKAVVNYELALKYAKSVKHLKNETTVLMRLNYVYYSLNDTIKRENLIRYIKKVLDTTKNTYTQSVLNGSLGEYYLDYSQYENFIGYQLKAITYKKLLPKSISNTENIGVSYSQIASAYIKMKQFDKAIEYLNDAKPYIKTSPYIRAFSCNYYMQCYVAEKKPDSIQKYYKLIYTLPSVKDSLFLNLSFANRSMADYYVDKSQIDKAYYYAKKAVLLGEKSTDDEILLEANTIMGRVLYEKKEYKKAIETLKLASKNALNYDKESYVIINKKLSQSYAALELWKEALYYNEIYSKYNDEMMQESAKQNIANAEARYQNKTKGQEIKNLSAQNTIKNIQIADAKKQRFYLISGIILVGIIGLLLFRQNQNRKKTNQKLQLLNQELDEANKIKARFFSILNHDLRSPISNLIHFLHLQKENPELIDEATALRMQTKVISGAENLLSSMEDILLWSKGQMENFKPHPQKIAVSDLFEETQKHFSSVEKVAISFENPENIILNTDENYLKTIIRNLTGNAIKALDKTSNAKIIWKARQENNQIYLSISDNGHGGTQEQFKALYDDSEVIGIKSGLGLHLVRDLATAINCKIEVTSKPDSGTTFKIIFFELNV is encoded by the coding sequence ATGAGAAAAGCCTTGGTTTTACTTTTGTTTTTCACCGCTATTTCTGTTTTCGCACAGCAAGAGCCTAATTTAGCGCGCTTTCAAAGTCCCGATGAAAAACTAAAAGCATGGCTTACATATGCAAATGAAATTATTGACTTAGAAGATTATGCGAAACTTTTTAGTATTGCCGAGAAAGGAATTAGTATTTCTAAAAACAATCCCGCTTATTTGAGCAGATTTTATCTTTACAAAGGTCTGGCATACGAATTTAGTAATAACCAATATCAAAAAGCAGTCGTTAATTATGAGCTTGCATTAAAATACGCCAAAAGCGTTAAACATCTTAAAAACGAAACAACGGTTTTAATGCGTCTCAATTATGTTTATTATTCTTTGAATGATACTATTAAAAGAGAAAATTTAATTCGATATATAAAAAAGGTTCTCGATACTACAAAAAACACTTATACACAATCTGTACTCAACGGAAGTCTGGGAGAATATTATCTGGATTATTCTCAGTATGAAAATTTTATCGGATATCAATTAAAAGCTATAACATATAAAAAACTACTTCCTAAAAGCATTTCAAATACAGAAAATATTGGCGTTTCTTACAGTCAGATTGCCAGTGCATATATTAAAATGAAGCAATTTGATAAAGCAATTGAATACTTAAACGATGCAAAACCGTATATAAAAACCTCTCCGTATATCAGGGCTTTTTCCTGCAATTATTATATGCAATGTTATGTAGCCGAAAAAAAACCAGACAGCATTCAAAAATATTATAAGTTAATCTATACACTTCCGTCTGTAAAAGATTCTTTATTTCTTAATTTGAGTTTTGCAAACCGAAGTATGGCAGATTATTACGTTGATAAATCTCAAATAGACAAAGCCTATTATTACGCAAAAAAAGCGGTATTATTGGGTGAAAAATCTACTGATGATGAAATTCTGCTCGAAGCAAATACCATAATGGGAAGGGTTTTATATGAAAAAAAAGAATACAAAAAAGCAATCGAAACGCTTAAACTGGCATCAAAAAATGCGCTGAATTACGATAAAGAATCTTATGTAATTATAAATAAAAAACTATCGCAAAGTTATGCCGCATTAGAACTTTGGAAAGAAGCACTTTATTACAACGAAATCTACAGTAAATATAATGACGAAATGATGCAGGAATCGGCAAAACAGAATATTGCCAATGCCGAAGCCCGTTATCAAAACAAAACCAAAGGGCAGGAAATAAAAAATCTTTCGGCTCAAAATACCATCAAAAACATTCAGATTGCAGATGCAAAAAAGCAGCGTTTCTATTTAATTTCCGGAATTATTTTGGTTGGAATTATTGGATTGTTACTTTTCAGGCAAAATCAAAACAGAAAGAAAACCAATCAGAAACTACAGCTTTTAAACCAGGAACTTGACGAAGCCAATAAAATAAAAGCCCGATTTTTTAGTATTTTAAATCATGATTTGCGAAGTCCGATTTCGAATTTGATTCACTTTTTACATCTTCAAAAAGAAAACCCTGAATTGATTGACGAAGCAACGGCTTTACGAATGCAGACAAAAGTAATTTCGGGAGCAGAGAATTTATTATCGTCGATGGAAGATATTTTATTGTGGAGTAAAGGTCAAATGGAAAACTTTAAACCTCATCCTCAAAAAATAGCAGTTTCGGATTTGTTTGAAGAAACACAAAAACATTTTTCGAGTGTAGAAAAAGTAGCAATTTCATTCGAAAATCCAGAGAATATTATTTTAAATACGGATGAAAATTACCTAAAAACCATCATCCGAAACTTAACCGGAAATGCCATAAAAGCACTCGATAAAACTTCAAACGCAAAAATAATCTGGAAAGCCCGACAGGAAAATAACCAAATCTATCTTTCGATTTCAGATAACGGTCACGGCGGAACTCAGGAACAATTTAAAGCACTTTACGACGATTCAGAAGTCATCGGAATAAAATCCGGTCTGGGATTACATTTGGTTCGGGATTTGGCAACAGCCATAAATTGCAAAATCGAAGTCACTTCAAAACCAGATTCAGGAACAACTTTTAAGATTATATTCTTTGAGTTGAATGTTTAA